In the genome of Monodelphis domestica isolate mMonDom1 chromosome 2, mMonDom1.pri, whole genome shotgun sequence, one region contains:
- the DEGS1 gene encoding sphingolipid delta(4)-desaturase DES1, with product MGARVSRQDFEWVYTDQPHADRRREILAKYPEIKSLMKPNYNLIWIVISMVLVQMVAVYLVKDLDWKWVIFWAYVFGSCISHSMTLAIHEISHNLAFGNYKALWNRWFGIFANLPFGVPYSVSFKRYHMDHHRYLGADGIDVDIPTDFEGWFFCTRFRKFIWVILQPIIYAFRPMCINPKPISDLEVINLLLQLSFDIFIYYFFGIKSLVYVFTGSVFGLGLHPIAGHFIAEHYMFLKGHETFSYYGPLNFFTFNVGYHNEHHDFPSIPGKNLPLVKKIAAEYYDTLPHYNSWIKVLYDFVMDDTISPYSRVKRHLKGQVKLD from the exons ATGGGAGCCCGTGTGTCTCGGCAGGATTTCGAGTGGGTCTACACGGATCAGCCTCACGCAGACCGCCGCCGGGAGATCCTAG CCAAGTATCCAGAAATAAAATCTTTGATGAAACCAAATTACAACTTGATATGGATTGTGATTTCGATGGTCCTTGTACAGATGGTTGCCGTTTACTTAGTAAAAGACTTGGACTGGAAATGGGTCATATTCTGGGCTTATGTCTTTGGAAGCTGCATTAGTCATTCAATGACTTTAGCTATTCATGAGATCTCTCACAACCTCGCATTTGGAAATTACAAGGCTCTTTGGAACCGGTGGTTTGGAATATTTGCAAATCTTCCTTTTGGAGTTCCATATTCTGTTTCCTTCAAGAGGTACCACATGGATCATCATCGCTACCTAGGAGCAGATGGCATTGATGTGGATATTCCTACTGATTTCGAAGGCTGGTTTTTCTGCACTCGTTTTAGAAAATTTATATGGGTTATTCTTCAGCCTATCATTTATGCTTTCCGACCGATGTGCATCAACCCCAAACCAATTTCTGATTTGGAAGTTATCAATTTGTTGCTTCAATTAAGTTTTGACATTTTCATTTACTATTTTTTTGGAATCAAATCTCTTGTCTATGTGTTTACTGGTTCAGTATTTGGACTAGGTTTGCACCCAATTGCTGGACATTTCATAGCTGAACATTACATGTTTCTAAAAGGACATGAGACTTTTTCCTATTATGGACCTCTTAATTTCTTTACCTTCAATGTAGGCTATCATAATGAACATCATGACTTCCCCAGCATTCCTGGAAAGAACCTTCCATTG GTGAAAAAAATAGCAGCAGAATATTATGACACCTTGCCCCACTACAACTCCTGGATAAAAGTGCTCTATGATTTTGTGATGGATGATACTATCAGTCCCTATTCTAGAGTGAAGAGACATCTGAAGGGGCAAGTGAAACTGGATTAA